In the genome of Natronorubrum daqingense, the window CGCCGGGATCGCTCTCGGGCGGCAGAATCTTCGGAATGTTCGGGCCGTGAATGTCCGCGTCGAGCAACCCGACCATCGCCCCCCGTTTCTCGAGTCCAGCGGCAATGTTCGCGGCGACCGTCGTCTTGCCGACGCCACCCTTCCCAGAGGCGACGGCGATAACGTTCCGAACTCGTGGGAGAACTTGATCGTCGAATCCGTGTTCCTCGCCGACGTGTGCACGCAGGTCGGCCTCGAGTCCGGCCTCGTCACACACCTCTCGAATTCGATTGCCGAGTTCCATCTCGGAGGGGGCATACGGCGCGTTCATCGCCAACTCGATCCGGGCGGTTTCGTCCTCGATTTGGACGTCGTTGACCAATCCGTGCGAGACGATATCCCCGCCGAGGTCCGGGTCTTCGATCCCCTCGAGTTCGATCTGAAGTTCGTGTTCTGTAATACTCATAGTGCGTTAGGTGCGTTATCAGTGCATAAGGGGTCGGAATGGGATACGTGTGATGGTTCGAGAGTTGCCGGCAAACCGCTCGACGGGTGCGTGAAACGTCGATCGTCCGTCGCCTCAGATACTCGGCACACCACCGTAGAAGATGATCCCGATGAGTACCGTCATGACGAGCATCGAGACCCACATACTCGTTGCGATGCCGACGAGATACGTGACGCCGAGCAACCCGACTTTCGTGTCTCGCGGAGCGCCCGTGAACCAGGCGATGATCATGACGTAAATCGGCAGTAAGACGACGCCGAAAATGATGTACGTCCCCTCGTTTGGAAAGCCGGTCCACCCGTCGGTCCCCTCGAAGCCGTGATAGAGGATCGTCGCGAGCGTGTCAGCCAGAGTCATAGTCTGGGTTTGCGCCCCGGTCGGGTCGTGGTTTCCCCTGGGTGTGCATGGATGTCATGGGAAAGTCGGGGCTCGCGGGGCAGCGTCCATCGAGCGCGAAAAAAGTCGAGAACCGGTCAACGGGCGGCCCGTCCGGTTAGAACAGGAACCCGAAGATCGGGATGGAGTCGGTCGGACCGTGGGAGCCGAGCGGTTCCGGAAGCCCGCCGAAGAACAGGACTCCGATGATCACGGTCAGGATGAACATCCCGATCCACATCTGTGCGGCGATGCCGATGAGATAGGACACGCCGAGCAGTCCCGTCTTCGTGTCTCGAGGTTCGCTGACGAACCACGAAATGACCATCACGTAGATGGGAACCAACACGACGCCGAAGATCAGGTAGGTCCCGACGTTCGGGAATCCGGTTACTCCTTCGGTACCACTGTAGCCGTGGTAGAGCGGTTCTGCGAGTGTGGCTGCGAGTGCGCTCATGCTTTCACCTCTGGTTCAGTTGCGGCTTCGTCTGCTTCCTCGTGGCCGTGTCCGTGATCGCCACGCAGGTGTTCGACGGCGTGGAGTTCGACGACGGGAACGACCTTAGAGACGACGAGGAAGATCAACGTGACCATCCCGATCGTGCCGACCAGCGAGAGCCACTCGATCGCGCTCGGGAAGTACTCCCCGGGCGTGTTCGCGTAGATCTCGAACTCTGGGTGAAGGAAGCCTTCGACGACGAAGATCATCTTCTCACCGAGCGTGCCCATGAGCACGGCGACGGAGGCGACGATCGCTCGCGCCTTCGTGAACAGCGACGGTCGAATCGCCTGTGCGAAGATGAAGATGAGCGTCCCGAAGACGAGGGCCATCGACCCGAGGTACATCCAGTGGCCGATCGTCGCTTCCTGAGCGACTTCCGTGCTCACCGGTGCGGCGAAGAGGCCAGTGACGTTCTGCTGAAGCTGGAGCCAGACGAACAGTAGGCAGAAGAAACCCAGCCACAGGAGCAGCCCGCGGAAGACGTCGTCGGTCATGATGTGATCCCAGTCGTACGCGCGTCGGAAGGCGTAGGCGACGATGATCACGCCACTGATCGCCGAGGTCAGTGCGATCGTCAGGAACTGTGGTCCCTGCACGGCGCCGAACCAGGCTGGCATACCGGGCAACACTGCGAACAGCCACGGAATCACACCGCCGTGGAGCAGCAGTGGTGCCATGATGATGATCGCGAGTGCGAGCCACCAAACCATCCGCTCGACGACCTCGTCTTCGTCCTCGGTGTAGCCGAGGGTCAAGACGTTGTAGACCGGCGAGAGATAGCCTGGAAGGTCATCTCGCAGCCGCGTGATGTCGTAGCGAAGCGTCAGTGCGAGGTAGGTCGCCGTCAACACGAAGTAAGCCGTGATGACGGTCACGTCCCACACCAGCGGCGAGTTGTTGACCGTGATGTGGTAGTGGCCGAGGATGCTCGTGACCATCCGATCCGGGCGTCCCATGTGGACCATAATGTAGAAGCCAGCCGCGGAGAGGCCGGCGATGGTCAGCAATTCGGCGAGGCGGGCGACCGGCATGTATCGATCCATGCCGAGCAGTCGGACCGCAGCGGAGAGGATGATCCCGCCGTGAGCGATCCCGACCCACCAGATGAACGCGCCGATGTACAGTCCCCAGGTCGCACCGCCGCCGGTCCCCCAGTCGGAGAGGCCGGTAACCGACATCCCGACGTAGAGCTGGTAGACCCAGGCGACGAGAAACGCACCGAGTGCCAGGGCACAGACACCGAAGAGGATGAAGAACTTCTTCGAGAAGTTGTCGATCGGACGAAGGATGTCCGCTTCGGATGGCGTCTTCGTGCTCATAGGGACACCCCAGCGTCACCGACCGTCTCGTCGTCGAGGATTTCCTTGCGGTTGTCGACCAGATCGACGCGGTCGCCGTCTGCTCGCTGGTAAGAGACGTTCCCGTAGTCGGATTGCTCCTCGGGATCCTCACTCTGTTCGGCGTTCGGTCCGGGTTCGTTACCCAGGTAGATGATGTTCGGGTTGGTCCCCATGTCCTCGAGCAAGCGGAAGCTCGAGGCAGGGGTGCCAGCGTACTGTTCGATGAGGCTCTGTGCAGCGCCTTCGTCTGGGCCATCGAACTCGTCTTGCGCTTCGTCCTCTTCTTCCTCGTCGGCTTCGTCTTCGTCCTCGTCTGCACCGTTTTCGTCGTCTTCCTCGTC includes:
- the nrfD gene encoding NrfD/PsrC family molybdoenzyme membrane anchor subunit, producing the protein MSTKTPSEADILRPIDNFSKKFFILFGVCALALGAFLVAWVYQLYVGMSVTGLSDWGTGGGATWGLYIGAFIWWVGIAHGGIILSAAVRLLGMDRYMPVARLAELLTIAGLSAAGFYIMVHMGRPDRMVTSILGHYHITVNNSPLVWDVTVITAYFVLTATYLALTLRYDITRLRDDLPGYLSPVYNVLTLGYTEDEDEVVERMVWWLALAIIIMAPLLLHGGVIPWLFAVLPGMPAWFGAVQGPQFLTIALTSAISGVIIVAYAFRRAYDWDHIMTDDVFRGLLLWLGFFCLLFVWLQLQQNVTGLFAAPVSTEVAQEATIGHWMYLGSMALVFGTLIFIFAQAIRPSLFTKARAIVASVAVLMGTLGEKMIFVVEGFLHPEFEIYANTPGEYFPSAIEWLSLVGTIGMVTLIFLVVSKVVPVVELHAVEHLRGDHGHGHEEADEAATEPEVKA